In the genome of Cronobacter malonaticus LMG 23826, one region contains:
- the hisP gene encoding histidine ABC transporter ATP-binding protein HisP, translating to MSENKLNVTDLHKRYGEHEVLKGVSLKANAGDVISIIGSSGSGKSTFLRCINFLEKPSEGTIVVNNQNITLVRDKDGQLKVADKKQLRLLRTRLTMVFQHFNLWSHMTVLENVMEAPIQVLGLSKQDARERAVKYLAKVGIDERAQGKYPVHLSGGQQQRVSIARALAMEPDVLLFDEPTSALDPELVGEVLRIMQKLAEEGKTMVVVTHEMEFARHVSSHVIFLHQGKIEEEGPPDALFNNPQSPRLQQFLKGSLK from the coding sequence ATGTCTGAAAATAAATTAAACGTTACCGATCTGCACAAGCGCTACGGCGAACATGAAGTGCTTAAAGGGGTATCGCTGAAGGCGAACGCCGGCGATGTCATCAGCATTATCGGCTCTTCCGGCTCCGGCAAGAGCACCTTCCTGCGCTGCATTAATTTTCTCGAAAAGCCCAGCGAAGGCACTATTGTGGTGAACAACCAGAACATCACGCTGGTGCGCGATAAAGACGGCCAGCTCAAGGTGGCTGATAAAAAACAGCTGCGCCTTCTGCGCACGCGCCTGACGATGGTGTTCCAGCACTTTAACCTGTGGAGCCACATGACGGTGCTGGAGAACGTGATGGAAGCGCCGATTCAGGTGCTGGGCTTAAGCAAACAGGATGCGCGCGAGCGGGCGGTGAAATACCTCGCCAAAGTGGGCATCGATGAGCGCGCGCAGGGCAAATACCCGGTGCATCTCTCCGGCGGTCAGCAGCAGCGCGTATCGATTGCCCGCGCGCTGGCGATGGAGCCGGATGTCTTGCTGTTCGACGAACCGACCTCCGCGCTGGACCCGGAACTGGTGGGCGAAGTGCTGCGCATTATGCAGAAGCTCGCCGAAGAGGGCAAAACGATGGTGGTGGTGACGCACGAAATGGAGTTTGCCCGCCACGTTTCCTCGCATGTGATTTTCCTGCATCAGGGCAAAATCGAAGAAGAAGGGCCGCCGGACGCGCTCTTTAACAACCCGCAAAGCCCGCGTCTGCAGCAGTTTTTGAAGGGATCGCTGAAGTAA
- a CDS encoding RamA family antibiotic efflux transcriptional regulator, with product MELPAQVIETLTDWIDDNLHKPLRIDDIARHAGYSKWHLQRLFHHHKGESIGRYIREKKLRLAAQDLRATNDRVLDISMKYGFDSQQTFTRLFTRKFQMSPGTWRKQGDAPTNH from the coding sequence ATGGAACTTCCCGCTCAGGTTATTGAAACGCTGACCGACTGGATTGACGACAACCTTCACAAGCCGCTGCGCATTGACGATATCGCGCGCCACGCGGGTTATTCAAAATGGCATTTGCAGCGGCTTTTTCACCACCACAAAGGGGAGAGCATCGGGCGTTATATTCGCGAGAAAAAGCTGCGGCTGGCGGCGCAGGATCTGCGTGCCACCAACGATCGCGTGCTGGATATCTCCATGAAATATGGCTTTGACTCCCAGCAAACCTTCACCCGGCTTTTCACGCGTAAGTTTCAGATGTCGCCAGGCACCTGGCGCAAGCAGGGCGACGCGCCAACGAATCACTGA
- a CDS encoding TIGR01777 family oxidoreductase: MEILVTGGTGLIGRTLTSRLLALGHHVTVVTRNPERARARLDAGVTLAPGLDLFSDLDAFDAVINLAGEPIADKRWTATQKERLCQSRWQITQQLVALMQAGSNPPAVFLSGSAVGYYGDLGEVVVTEDEPPHSEFTHKLCARWEQIAEGAQSDKTRVCLLRTGAVLAPDGGMMSKLLPLFRLGLGGPIGSGRQYLSWIHIDDMVNAIIWLLDIDLRGPFNMVAPYPVRNERFAHALGHALRRPAFIRTPATAVRLLMGESAVLVLGGQRALPKRLEESGFGFRWFELEEALADIVARAR; this comes from the coding sequence ATGGAGATTCTGGTAACTGGCGGTACTGGCCTGATTGGCCGCACGCTGACATCACGCCTGCTGGCGTTAGGTCATCACGTCACGGTCGTGACCCGCAACCCTGAGCGCGCCCGCGCGCGGCTCGACGCTGGCGTTACGCTGGCGCCGGGGCTGGATCTGTTTAGCGATCTCGACGCGTTCGACGCGGTGATTAACCTCGCGGGCGAACCTATTGCCGATAAGCGCTGGACGGCCACGCAGAAAGAACGTCTGTGCCAGAGCCGCTGGCAGATAACCCAGCAACTGGTGGCGCTGATGCAGGCAGGCAGCAATCCGCCCGCGGTTTTTCTCTCCGGCTCTGCGGTCGGTTATTACGGCGATCTCGGCGAGGTGGTGGTAACGGAAGACGAACCGCCGCACAGCGAATTTACCCATAAGCTTTGCGCCCGCTGGGAGCAGATAGCCGAAGGCGCGCAAAGCGATAAAACCCGCGTCTGCCTGCTGCGCACCGGCGCGGTGCTCGCGCCGGATGGCGGCATGATGAGCAAACTGCTGCCGCTGTTTCGTCTGGGGCTTGGCGGGCCGATTGGCAGCGGACGTCAGTATCTCTCCTGGATCCATATCGACGACATGGTGAACGCAATTATCTGGCTGCTGGATATCGATCTGCGTGGGCCGTTTAATATGGTGGCCCCTTACCCGGTGCGCAACGAGCGCTTCGCCCACGCGCTAGGCCATGCGCTGCGCCGCCCCGCGTTTATACGCACCCCGGCGACCGCCGTACGCCTGCTGATGGGCGAATCCGCCGTTCTCGTTCTGGGCGGCCAGCGCGCGCTGCCTAAACGCCTTGAGGAATCGGGCTTCGGCTTCCGCTGGTTTGAGCTGGAAGAGGCGCTGGCGGATATCGTCGCCCGGGCGCGTTAA
- the yfcE gene encoding phosphodiesterase encodes MKLMFASDIHGSLPATELLLARFADSDARWLVLLGDFLNHGPRNPLPEGYAPGEVAKRLNTVADRIIAVRGNCDSEVDQMLLEFPVTAPWQQVLLARQRLFLTHGHLYSPDNLPPLAAGDVLVYGHTHIPVAARHGEQIHFNPGSISMPKGGYPASYGFLNDDTLSVITLETSQVIAQIAISP; translated from the coding sequence ATGAAGCTGATGTTTGCTTCGGATATTCACGGCTCGCTGCCTGCCACAGAACTTCTGCTGGCGCGCTTTGCCGACAGCGACGCCCGCTGGCTGGTATTGCTGGGGGATTTCTTAAACCACGGGCCGCGAAACCCGCTCCCTGAGGGCTATGCGCCAGGTGAGGTGGCGAAACGGCTTAATACCGTGGCTGACCGCATTATCGCGGTGCGCGGCAACTGCGACAGCGAAGTTGACCAGATGCTGCTGGAATTTCCCGTCACCGCGCCCTGGCAGCAGGTGTTGCTCGCCAGACAGCGGCTCTTTTTGACCCACGGTCATCTCTACAGCCCCGATAACCTGCCGCCGCTCGCCGCAGGCGATGTCCTGGTCTACGGCCACACGCATATTCCGGTGGCGGCGCGCCACGGCGAGCAGATCCATTTTAATCCGGGTTCCATTAGCATGCCGAAAGGCGGGTATCCGGCAAGCTACGGGTTCCTGAATGACGATACGCTGAGCGTTATCACCCTGGAAACCTCGCAGGTTATTGCACAGATCGCGATTTCCCCTTAA
- the pta gene encoding phosphate acetyltransferase has translation MSRIIMLIPTGTSVGLTSVSLGVIRAMERKGVRLSVFKPIAQPRTGGDTPDQTTTIVRANTNLPAAEPLRMSHVESLLSSNQKDVLMEEIIARFHENTKDAEVVLVEGLVPTRKHQFAQSLNYEIAKTLNAEIVFVMSQGTDTPEQLKERIELTRSSFGGSKNANITGVIVNKLNAPVDEQGRTRPDLSEIFDDSTKAKVINIDAQHLQAISPLPVLGAVPWSFDLIATRAIDMARHLNATIVNEGDIKTRRVKSVTFCARSIPHMLEHFRPGSLLVTSADRPDVLVAACLAAMNGVEIGAILLTGGYEMDERISKLCERAFATGLPVFMVNTNTWQTSLSLQSFNLEVPADDHERIEKVQEYVASHVSAEWIDSLTAASERSRRLSPPAFRYQLTELARKAGKRVVLPEGDEPRTVKAAAICAERGIATCVLLGNPDEIARVAAAQGVELGAGIEIVDPEVVRESYVARLVELRKNKGMTEAVAREQLEDNVVLGTLMLEQDEVDGLVSGAVHTTANTIRPPLQLIKTAPGSSLVSSVFFMLLPEQVYVYGDCAINPDPTAEQLAEIAIQSADSAAAFGIEPRVAMLSYSTGTSGAGSDVEKVREATKLAQEKRPDLVIDGPLQYDAAVMADVAKSKAPNSPVAGRATVFIFPDLNTGNTTYKAVQRSADLISIGPMLQGMRKPVNDLSRGALVDDIVYTIALTAIQATQQ, from the coding sequence GTGTCCCGTATCATTATGCTTATTCCTACCGGAACCAGCGTCGGCCTGACCAGCGTCAGCCTCGGCGTAATCCGCGCTATGGAACGTAAAGGCGTTCGTTTGAGCGTCTTCAAACCTATCGCCCAGCCACGTACTGGCGGCGATACCCCGGACCAGACCACGACGATTGTGCGTGCTAACACCAATCTGCCAGCCGCTGAGCCGCTGCGCATGAGCCACGTCGAGTCGCTGCTCTCCAGCAACCAGAAAGACGTGCTGATGGAAGAGATCATTGCTCGCTTCCATGAGAACACTAAAGATGCCGAAGTGGTGTTGGTGGAAGGCCTGGTGCCGACCCGTAAGCATCAGTTCGCCCAGTCGCTGAACTATGAAATCGCGAAGACTCTGAACGCGGAAATCGTGTTTGTAATGTCTCAGGGCACCGATACCCCGGAACAGTTGAAAGAGCGTATCGAACTGACCCGCAGCAGCTTTGGCGGCAGCAAAAACGCCAACATCACCGGCGTTATCGTCAACAAACTGAACGCGCCCGTGGACGAGCAGGGCCGCACGCGCCCGGATCTCTCCGAGATTTTCGATGACTCCACCAAAGCGAAAGTCATCAACATCGACGCGCAGCATCTGCAGGCTATCAGCCCGCTGCCGGTTCTCGGCGCGGTGCCGTGGAGCTTTGATCTTATCGCTACCCGCGCTATCGATATGGCCCGTCACCTGAACGCGACCATCGTTAACGAAGGCGATATCAAAACCCGCCGCGTGAAGTCTGTGACGTTCTGCGCACGCAGCATTCCGCACATGCTGGAACATTTCCGTCCGGGCTCCCTGCTGGTGACCTCTGCGGATCGTCCTGATGTGTTAGTAGCCGCCTGCCTCGCCGCAATGAACGGCGTGGAAATTGGCGCCATCCTGCTGACCGGCGGCTATGAAATGGACGAGCGCATCAGCAAGCTGTGCGAACGTGCTTTCGCTACCGGCCTGCCGGTATTTATGGTCAACACTAACACCTGGCAGACCTCGCTCAGCCTGCAGAGCTTCAACCTTGAAGTACCGGCAGACGACCACGAGCGTATCGAAAAAGTACAGGAATATGTGGCAAGCCACGTTAGCGCCGAGTGGATCGACTCTCTGACTGCCGCCTCCGAGCGCAGCCGTCGTCTCTCTCCTCCAGCGTTCCGCTACCAGCTGACCGAGCTTGCGCGTAAAGCGGGCAAACGCGTCGTGCTGCCGGAAGGCGACGAGCCGCGTACCGTGAAAGCCGCGGCCATCTGTGCCGAGCGCGGCATCGCGACCTGCGTACTGCTGGGCAACCCGGATGAAATCGCGCGCGTTGCCGCCGCACAGGGCGTTGAACTTGGCGCAGGCATCGAAATCGTCGATCCGGAAGTCGTGCGTGAAAGCTACGTGGCGCGTCTGGTTGAACTGCGTAAAAACAAAGGCATGACCGAAGCGGTCGCCCGCGAGCAGTTGGAAGATAACGTGGTACTCGGCACGCTGATGCTGGAGCAGGACGAAGTCGACGGTCTGGTATCTGGCGCGGTTCACACCACCGCGAATACCATCCGTCCGCCGCTGCAGCTCATCAAAACGGCACCGGGCAGCTCGCTGGTGTCTTCTGTGTTCTTCATGCTGCTGCCGGAACAGGTTTATGTTTACGGCGACTGCGCGATCAACCCGGACCCGACTGCAGAACAGCTGGCCGAAATCGCCATCCAGTCCGCCGATTCCGCTGCCGCTTTCGGCATCGAACCGCGCGTGGCGATGCTCTCCTACTCCACCGGCACCTCCGGTGCGGGCAGCGATGTTGAAAAAGTGCGTGAAGCGACCAAACTGGCGCAGGAAAAACGCCCGGATCTCGTTATCGACGGCCCGCTGCAGTATGACGCTGCCGTTATGGCTGACGTGGCGAAATCCAAAGCGCCGAACTCACCGGTTGCCGGCCGCGCTACCGTGTTCATCTTCCCGGATCTGAACACCGGTAACACCACGTACAAAGCGGTACAGCGCTCTGCCGATCTGATCTCCATCGGGCCGATGCTGCAGGGTATGCGTAAACCGGTTAACGACCTGTCCCGCGGCGCGCTGGTAGACGATATCGTCTACACCATCGCTCTGACGGCGATTCAGGCAACCCAGCAGTAA
- the ackA gene encoding acetate kinase produces the protein MSSKLVLVLNCGSSSLKFAIIDALNGEEYLSGLAECFHLPEARIKWKMDGGKHEAALGAGAAHSEALNFIVNTILAQKPELSAQLTAIGHRIVHGGEKYTSSVVIDETVIQGIKDSASFAPLHNPAHLIGIAEALKSFPHLADKNVAVFDTAFHQTMPEESYLYALPYKLYKEHGIRRYGAHGTSHFYVTQEAAKMLNKPVEEVNIITCHLGNGGSVSAIRNGKCVDTSMGLTPLEGLVMGTRSGDIDPAIVFHLHDALGMSVDDINKLLTKESGLLGLTEVTSDCRYVEDNYATKEDAKRAMDVYCHRLAKYIGSYTALMEGRLDAVVFTGGIGENAAMVRELSLGKLGVLGFEVDHERNLAARFGKSGFINKEGTTLAMVIPTNEELVIAQDACRLTA, from the coding sequence ATGTCGAGTAAGTTAGTACTGGTTCTCAACTGCGGTAGCTCCTCACTGAAATTTGCCATCATCGATGCACTGAACGGTGAAGAGTACCTGTCCGGTCTGGCCGAATGTTTCCATCTTCCAGAAGCACGTATCAAATGGAAAATGGACGGCGGCAAACACGAAGCGGCGCTTGGCGCCGGTGCGGCTCACAGCGAAGCGCTGAACTTCATCGTTAATACTATTCTGGCACAAAAACCAGAGCTGTCTGCACAGCTGACCGCGATTGGTCATCGTATCGTGCATGGTGGCGAAAAGTATACCAGTTCCGTTGTTATTGATGAGACTGTTATTCAGGGCATCAAAGATTCCGCCTCCTTTGCGCCGCTGCACAACCCGGCTCACCTGATCGGTATCGCCGAAGCGCTGAAATCCTTCCCGCACCTGGCGGATAAAAACGTGGCCGTGTTCGATACCGCGTTCCACCAGACCATGCCGGAAGAGTCTTACCTCTATGCCCTGCCGTACAAACTGTACAAAGAACACGGCATCCGTCGCTATGGCGCTCACGGCACCAGCCACTTCTACGTGACCCAGGAAGCCGCGAAAATGCTGAACAAGCCGGTGGAAGAAGTGAACATCATCACTTGCCACCTGGGCAACGGTGGTTCTGTTTCCGCTATCCGTAACGGCAAATGCGTTGACACCTCCATGGGTCTGACCCCGCTGGAAGGTCTGGTCATGGGCACCCGCTCCGGCGACATCGACCCGGCTATCGTCTTCCATCTGCACGACGCGCTGGGTATGAGCGTTGATGACATCAACAAACTGCTGACTAAAGAGTCCGGTCTGCTGGGCCTGACCGAAGTCACCAGCGACTGCCGTTATGTTGAAGACAACTACGCGACCAAAGAAGACGCGAAGCGCGCGATGGACGTTTACTGCCATCGCCTGGCGAAATACATCGGCTCCTACACCGCGCTGATGGAAGGTCGTCTGGACGCAGTCGTCTTCACCGGCGGCATCGGCGAGAACGCGGCGATGGTTCGCGAACTCTCCCTGGGTAAACTGGGCGTGCTGGGCTTCGAGGTTGACCACGAGCGCAACCTGGCCGCGCGTTTCGGCAAATCCGGCTTCATCAATAAAGAAGGCACCACCCTCGCGATGGTCATTCCGACCAACGAAGAACTGGTTATCGCGCAGGACGCCTGCCGCCTGACCGCCTGA
- the yfcG gene encoding GSH-dependent disulfide bond oxidoreductase — translation MLDLYYAPTPNGHKITLFLEEAGLEYRLHRVDISKGEQFKPEFLAIAPNNKIPAIIDHAPSDGGAPLSLFESGAILLYLAEKSGKLLSGELRERQVTLQWLFWQVAGFGPMLGQNHHFNHFAPQAVPYAIERYQVETQRLYGVLNKRLEKCPWLGGERYSIADIATYPWVVSHERQRIDLDNFPAVSNWFERIKNRPATERAYQLASSKSA, via the coding sequence ATGCTGGATCTCTACTACGCCCCGACGCCCAACGGCCACAAAATTACGCTGTTTCTTGAAGAGGCCGGGCTTGAGTATCGCCTCCACCGCGTTGACATCAGCAAGGGCGAGCAGTTTAAGCCAGAGTTTCTCGCCATTGCCCCGAACAATAAAATTCCCGCCATTATCGACCATGCGCCCTCCGACGGCGGCGCGCCGCTGAGTTTGTTTGAATCGGGCGCGATTTTGCTCTATCTCGCCGAGAAAAGCGGCAAGCTGTTGAGCGGCGAACTGCGCGAGCGTCAGGTGACGTTACAGTGGCTGTTCTGGCAGGTTGCCGGATTCGGGCCGATGCTTGGCCAGAACCACCACTTTAACCATTTCGCGCCCCAGGCGGTGCCTTACGCCATTGAACGCTATCAGGTGGAGACACAGCGTCTCTACGGCGTGCTGAATAAGCGTCTGGAGAAATGCCCGTGGCTTGGCGGCGAGCGATACAGCATCGCTGATATCGCCACCTATCCGTGGGTGGTGTCGCACGAACGCCAGCGAATCGATCTGGATAATTTCCCGGCGGTCAGCAACTGGTTTGAGCGCATCAAAAATCGCCCTGCAACCGAACGTGCGTACCAGCTCGCCAGCAGTAAATCTGCATAA
- a CDS encoding DUF1158 domain-containing protein, translating into MKHPLETLITAGGILLLAFLSCLLLPAPRLTLTLAQHLMTMFHLVDLNQLYTIIFCIWFLLLGAVEYYVIRFVWRRWFSLERA; encoded by the coding sequence ATGAAGCATCCTCTTGAAACGCTGATCACCGCTGGTGGCATTCTGCTGCTGGCGTTTCTCTCCTGCCTGCTGCTGCCGGCACCGAGACTCACGCTGACGCTGGCGCAGCACCTGATGACGATGTTCCATCTGGTCGATCTTAACCAGCTCTATACCATTATTTTCTGCATCTGGTTTTTACTGCTCGGCGCGGTGGAGTATTACGTGATTCGCTTTGTATGGCGGCGGTGGTTTTCGCTGGAGCGCGCATAA
- the yfcF gene encoding glutathione transferase, which produces MSQPAITLWSDASFFSPYVMSVWVALQEKGLQFQLQTRDLSRGEHLQADWQGFALTRRVPLLVIDDFALSESSAITEYLEERFAPPVWERLYPHDIEKRARARQVQAWLRSDLGALRAERPTDVIFGAACYAPLSTEGQAAADKLIACAQAILPHGQQNLFGEWSLADTDLALMINRLVMHGDPVPEALADYATFQWQRASVQRYIALSARRSG; this is translated from the coding sequence ATGTCGCAACCCGCCATTACGCTTTGGTCCGATGCCAGTTTCTTTAGCCCTTACGTGATGTCCGTATGGGTGGCGCTTCAGGAAAAAGGCTTGCAGTTTCAGCTGCAAACCCGCGATTTATCGCGCGGCGAACATTTACAGGCCGACTGGCAGGGCTTCGCCCTGACGCGCCGTGTGCCGCTGCTGGTGATTGACGATTTCGCGCTGAGCGAATCCTCCGCTATTACGGAATACCTTGAAGAACGCTTCGCGCCGCCGGTGTGGGAGAGGCTTTATCCGCATGATATCGAAAAACGCGCCCGCGCCCGTCAGGTGCAGGCGTGGCTGCGCAGCGATCTGGGCGCGTTACGTGCCGAACGTCCGACTGACGTTATCTTCGGCGCGGCCTGCTACGCGCCACTGAGCACCGAGGGTCAGGCCGCGGCAGATAAGCTTATCGCCTGCGCGCAGGCGATACTCCCGCACGGACAACAAAATCTGTTCGGGGAATGGTCGCTCGCAGATACCGATCTGGCGCTGATGATTAACCGGCTTGTCATGCATGGCGATCCGGTGCCGGAAGCGCTTGCCGATTACGCCACATTCCAGTGGCAGCGCGCGTCGGTACAGCGTTATATCGCACTTTCTGCCAGGCGTTCTGGCTGA
- a CDS encoding RES family NAD+ phosphorylase, producing MVDFRDERLPAPPADMQVPRVTVWPAGKRIVRVHSRQFAGDAFNPGYGNARFSPLQRADGRLIPTLYGGIDAEVAIMESLFHDVPPDASGASFDLRKARELCISTLTPDVALELANLTPVLLRRWGVTQAALTGSSPQCYPQTRLWAAAIHAANPRLHGISWASRQHGGKALMLFGDRINRLTLHESLPLMQGALTEIYRLADEMGLILIDD from the coding sequence ATGGTTGATTTCAGGGATGAACGCCTGCCTGCGCCGCCTGCGGATATGCAGGTGCCGCGCGTCACGGTATGGCCCGCAGGGAAGCGGATAGTTCGCGTTCACAGCCGCCAGTTCGCGGGCGACGCGTTCAACCCCGGTTATGGTAACGCGCGTTTCAGCCCGCTACAGCGCGCCGATGGCCGTCTTATTCCCACGCTTTATGGCGGTATCGACGCCGAAGTGGCGATTATGGAATCGCTGTTTCACGATGTTCCGCCAGATGCCTCAGGCGCCAGCTTCGATCTGCGCAAGGCTCGCGAACTCTGTATCAGCACGTTAACGCCGGACGTGGCGCTTGAGCTGGCGAACCTGACGCCGGTGCTGCTGCGCCGCTGGGGCGTCACGCAGGCGGCGCTGACCGGCAGCTCTCCGCAGTGTTATCCGCAAACGCGCCTGTGGGCGGCGGCCATTCACGCCGCGAATCCGCGCCTTCACGGTATTAGCTGGGCGTCGCGCCAGCACGGCGGCAAAGCGCTGATGCTCTTCGGGGATCGCATTAACCGCCTTACGCTGCATGAGAGCCTGCCGCTGATGCAGGGAGCGCTGACCGAAATTTACCGGCTGGCCGATGAGATGGGGTTAATACTGATAGACGATTAA
- a CDS encoding TetR/AcrR family transcriptional regulator, with protein MARPRSEDKRMAILEAATEAIAEAGLGASTALIARKAGVAEGTVFRYFATKDDLYNALYVHLKQDFCHSMIGKLDINSDHKENIRHVWNSFIDWGLTKPEANQAVRKLEVSSRITDESEKLVTDIYPELHELCEKCISPLFRSREFRAFGDEIFFALAQTTMDFATREPARSDEFKAVGFDTLWRAMCDNQQV; from the coding sequence GTGGCGCGTCCCCGCAGTGAAGATAAAAGAATGGCGATTCTCGAAGCCGCCACCGAAGCGATAGCCGAGGCGGGCCTTGGAGCGTCAACCGCGCTTATCGCGCGTAAAGCGGGCGTGGCTGAAGGGACGGTGTTTCGCTATTTCGCCACCAAGGACGATCTGTATAACGCGCTCTATGTCCATCTGAAGCAGGACTTCTGCCATTCAATGATAGGCAAGCTCGATATTAACAGCGATCACAAAGAAAACATCCGGCACGTCTGGAACAGTTTTATTGACTGGGGACTGACCAAACCGGAGGCGAATCAGGCCGTGCGTAAGCTTGAAGTCAGCAGCCGCATTACCGATGAAAGCGAAAAGCTTGTCACCGATATCTATCCGGAGCTGCACGAGCTGTGCGAAAAGTGTATTTCGCCGCTGTTTCGCTCACGTGAGTTTCGCGCGTTTGGCGATGAGATCTTTTTCGCGCTGGCGCAGACAACCATGGATTTCGCCACGCGCGAACCGGCACGTTCTGACGAATTTAAAGCGGTGGGATTTGACACGTTGTGGCGCGCGATGTGCGACAACCAGCAGGTTTAA
- the yfcD gene encoding NUDIX hydrolase YfcD, which produces MVEQNHLADMEWVDIVSEDNEVIAQSSRAQMRAERLRHRATYIVVHDGMGKILVQRRTDIKDFMPGMLDATAGGVVQAGEALLESARREAEEELGIAGVPFAEHGQFYFEDEHCRVWGGLFSCVSHGPFALQESEISEVCWMEPEEITARCDEFTPDTLKALSLWLSRNAGQESGSHSKDSKEKEQEEKNPTLS; this is translated from the coding sequence ATGGTGGAGCAGAATCATTTGGCAGACATGGAATGGGTGGACATTGTCAGTGAGGACAATGAGGTGATAGCGCAGTCCAGCCGGGCGCAGATGCGCGCCGAGCGCCTGCGTCACCGCGCGACCTATATCGTGGTGCATGATGGCATGGGCAAAATCCTGGTGCAGCGCCGCACCGATATCAAAGACTTTATGCCGGGCATGCTCGACGCCACCGCAGGCGGCGTAGTGCAGGCGGGCGAAGCGCTGCTTGAGAGCGCACGTCGTGAGGCGGAAGAAGAGCTGGGCATTGCAGGCGTTCCTTTCGCCGAGCATGGCCAGTTCTACTTTGAAGATGAGCATTGCCGCGTCTGGGGCGGGCTGTTCAGCTGCGTCTCCCACGGCCCGTTCGCGCTCCAGGAGAGCGAAATCAGCGAAGTGTGCTGGATGGAGCCGGAAGAGATAACGGCGCGTTGCGATGAGTTCACGCCAGACACGTTAAAAGCGCTTTCGCTCTGGCTGAGCCGTAACGCGGGTCAGGAGAGTGGCAGTCACAGTAAAGACAGTAAAGAAAAAGAGCAGGAAGAGAAAAACCCTACGCTCAGCTAA